A genomic segment from Candidatus Korarchaeum cryptofilum OPF8 encodes:
- a CDS encoding class I SAM-dependent methyltransferase translates to MEIWIRGHGMLSRGLEVLQKEGVRAFIKKSVLYVYFKLLTIIIKYNEAIKRIFFLIKFKILISFINNIYDAVDFVFSFKCCGISIEPAQIRYEITKLLEILADLRPKVVLEIGTAGGGTLFLFTRVADTEAKIISIDLPGGPFGGGYPEWRMRLYRAFSRGKQRIYLIRKDSHDPETLEELKRILGGEKIDFLFIDGDHRYEGVRRDFEMYGPLVRKGGIIAFHDIVPGPSELVGGVPKFWSEIKQNFHYKEFVEDWKQGGYGIGVLYV, encoded by the coding sequence ATGGAGATCTGGATCAGGGGTCATGGAATGCTCAGCAGGGGGCTGGAGGTACTGCAGAAGGAGGGCGTGAGAGCATTCATTAAAAAATCAGTATTATATGTGTATTTTAAGTTACTTACCATTATTATTAAATATAATGAAGCTATTAAGCGCATTTTCTTCTTAATAAAATTTAAAATTTTAATTAGCTTTATCAATAACATATATGATGCTGTGGATTTCGTATTTTCATTTAAATGTTGTGGGATATCTATAGAGCCCGCGCAGATCAGATATGAGATAACTAAGCTTCTAGAGATACTGGCGGATTTAAGACCGAAAGTAGTTCTAGAAATAGGGACAGCGGGAGGAGGGACTCTATTTTTATTCACGAGAGTCGCAGATACAGAGGCTAAGATCATAAGTATAGACCTCCCGGGAGGGCCATTTGGAGGCGGTTACCCGGAGTGGAGAATGAGATTATACAGAGCCTTTTCCAGAGGAAAGCAGAGAATCTATCTCATAAGGAAGGATTCACATGATCCTGAGACATTGGAAGAATTGAAGAGGATTCTAGGTGGCGAGAAGATAGACTTCTTATTCATAGATGGTGATCATAGATATGAAGGAGTCAGAAGGGATTTCGAAATGTACGGCCCGCTTGTTAGGAAGGGAGGAATAATAGCTTTTCATGATATAGTTCCAGGTCCGTCAGAACTTGTAGGTGGCGTACCAAAATTCTGGAGTGAAATTAAGCAGAATTTCCATTATAAAGAGTTCGTTGAAGACTGGAAGCAGGGTGGATACGGTATAGGTGTCCTTTATGTGTAA
- a CDS encoding glycosyltransferase family 4 protein, whose amino-acid sequence MSLQRDCSSDKRSLRVLVIAPNDLQVYDGTTMRLIGSITSVCSDIEISLASKNLNEELKKCELKWIKMKNINPLTRLIVITFYSINRSLGKSIALDLFGRQEIDCDLIHAHWIHSIPLAKGLSEETPLLLDLHGLFELTPVDLRAPHFWAFVRISRVLERIILSNSNNFTNLIVPSLPLKNYIAERFGIQKDKIFVIPDGLDLEKIPPYEERSISSLREELGLNGGYLIVYAGTPSFYHGFWDLLKAFKLVRRYLENVHLLIITPRHMRKKFDSEGIIFIENVPKERIYKYLYASDALILPHRCGTQFEYLPSNKLLDYIAVGKPIIAYATSSVTQALEHYPLKKIVECNNPSALAQGIIEALRDLRGARIDGSKIIKEYDWRVIGKRLLEVYKNVRTIS is encoded by the coding sequence GTGAGTTTACAGAGAGATTGCAGCTCAGATAAGAGGAGCTTGAGGGTGCTTGTGATAGCTCCTAATGATCTGCAAGTTTACGATGGCACTACAATGCGTTTGATAGGTAGTATAACTTCTGTCTGCAGCGATATTGAGATTTCCCTCGCATCTAAGAATTTAAATGAAGAATTGAAAAAATGTGAACTTAAATGGATAAAAATGAAAAATATAAATCCCTTGACTAGATTAATTGTTATAACTTTTTACTCAATTAACAGATCCTTGGGGAAGAGCATAGCTCTCGATTTATTCGGGAGACAGGAGATCGATTGCGATCTCATACACGCTCATTGGATTCACTCGATCCCTTTAGCTAAGGGATTGAGTGAAGAAACTCCACTTTTATTAGATCTACATGGTCTCTTCGAACTCACCCCTGTAGATCTGAGAGCCCCACACTTTTGGGCTTTCGTAAGGATTTCCAGGGTATTGGAGAGGATCATCTTAAGTAATTCTAACAATTTCACTAACTTAATTGTCCCATCTCTTCCACTGAAGAATTACATTGCTGAGAGGTTCGGCATTCAGAAAGATAAGATATTCGTGATCCCGGACGGTTTGGATCTCGAAAAGATCCCTCCATATGAAGAGCGGAGTATAAGTTCGTTGAGGGAGGAGCTCGGATTGAATGGTGGATATTTGATAGTATATGCAGGAACGCCCTCATTCTATCATGGCTTCTGGGATCTGCTCAAAGCCTTCAAGCTCGTCAGGAGGTATCTGGAAAACGTACATCTCCTTATAATAACTCCCAGACATATGAGGAAAAAATTTGATTCTGAAGGAATTATATTTATAGAAAATGTACCTAAGGAGCGTATATATAAATACCTTTATGCCTCCGATGCTCTAATATTACCGCATAGATGCGGTACGCAATTCGAGTACCTCCCTTCCAATAAACTCTTAGACTATATAGCGGTCGGCAAGCCTATAATCGCTTACGCTACATCCTCAGTCACTCAAGCTCTTGAACATTATCCGCTGAAGAAGATCGTTGAATGTAATAATCCTTCGGCACTCGCTCAAGGGATAATTGAGGCATTGAGGGACTTAAGAGGTGCTAGAATAGATGGTAGTAAAATTATTAAAGAGTATGATTGGAGGGTCATAGGGAAGAGGCTTCTGGAGGTATACAAGAATGTCCGCACCATCAGTTGA
- a CDS encoding glycosyltransferase yields the protein MSAPSVEASVIWLNYNSSNFLRIALKSLESVLSIDLNGSLEVILVDNASTDGSFKVLKEFAERKKPSNVRLKTVELRRNKGYSGGMNAGWDAISPNSKYVAFLNNDLIVEPRSLSELIDFMRSSGVSAASGLVYYGDGRTIYSAGCFVTELWGTSGICMTLPETECSTLSRPHYVTYADGSYMVVSVEAVREVGYLGRPFIDEAFIFLDDYLLGLLLWNRGKRVAYFPVKAGYHFSHKTIKPVIFNYSIRAGAALSRILRTRFSRISHLYMSGILLFHIFLNAFNRKMVYEIIRNFFDGYRLDESVREKIGTLSLYRAPFIRITPAKFRKPAIPTHSDLVYYGE from the coding sequence ATGTCCGCACCATCAGTTGAGGCCTCAGTCATATGGTTGAATTATAATAGCTCCAATTTCTTGAGAATAGCTCTGAAATCACTTGAATCCGTCCTGAGCATTGATTTAAATGGTTCATTAGAGGTGATATTAGTAGACAATGCCTCAACAGATGGTAGCTTTAAGGTTTTGAAGGAATTCGCTGAGAGGAAGAAGCCCAGTAATGTCAGATTAAAGACCGTAGAGTTAAGGAGAAACAAAGGTTACTCAGGAGGGATGAATGCTGGTTGGGATGCAATAAGCCCTAATTCTAAATATGTAGCCTTCTTGAATAACGATTTAATCGTGGAACCACGTTCTCTCAGCGAATTAATCGATTTCATGAGGAGCAGCGGAGTAAGTGCGGCAAGTGGTCTTGTCTATTACGGCGATGGGAGGACGATATATTCAGCTGGTTGCTTTGTAACAGAGCTTTGGGGCACTTCTGGTATCTGCATGACTTTGCCTGAGACCGAGTGCTCCACACTCTCTAGACCGCATTATGTCACCTATGCTGATGGATCTTATATGGTCGTGAGCGTTGAGGCCGTGAGGGAAGTTGGTTATTTGGGTAGACCTTTCATAGATGAAGCCTTCATTTTTTTAGATGACTATCTCCTTGGCCTGCTCCTATGGAATCGAGGGAAAAGAGTTGCATATTTTCCAGTTAAGGCAGGATATCATTTTTCACATAAGACGATAAAACCCGTAATCTTTAATTATAGTATAAGAGCAGGAGCTGCCTTGAGTAGAATACTCAGGACTCGTTTCAGTAGAATCTCTCACCTTTATATGTCTGGAATACTTTTATTCCATATCTTCCTTAATGCCTTTAATAGGAAAATGGTATATGAGATAATAAGAAACTTCTTTGATGGCTACAGGCTGGACGAGAGCGTAAGAGAGAAAATCGGTACACTGTCTCTCTATAGAGCTCCCTTCATCAGAATCACACCAGCTAAGTTTCGTAAGCCTGCTATACCTACACATAGCGATTTAGTCTACTATGGCGAATAA
- a CDS encoding glycosyltransferase: MTVAIIVTHESDKKRFPIVLRNASLQTDRVIIVDNASSNSGELKTYCSSVKNCDFIEVGFNSGIGHALNIGVIHALRYNPDWILLLDDDTILLDGSIEKALRSLDSLPRSMREKVMVVSLGSQIGDCSLKRALSGTFSGSLVRAEVFKKIKFRENFFLDQADFDFYSRVWEHGYIALLVDCKLIDHPIGKREWIPVLSKLRGEMLQYEPPWRYYYIVRNSTILLIERRLYIGFYLSQLVRWGLRILFKDGFFAFIKPLALGLFHGLLRMEGYMDKRVFS; encoded by the coding sequence ATGACAGTAGCGATCATAGTGACTCATGAAAGTGATAAAAAAAGATTTCCTATTGTTTTAAGAAATGCTTCTCTTCAAACAGATCGCGTTATAATAGTTGATAATGCTTCGAGTAATTCCGGAGAATTAAAAACTTACTGTAGTTCTGTTAAAAATTGCGATTTCATAGAAGTTGGATTTAACTCAGGGATCGGGCATGCTTTAAATATTGGTGTGATCCATGCTTTAAGGTATAATCCTGACTGGATCTTATTGCTGGATGATGATACTATATTGCTCGATGGTAGCATTGAAAAAGCCCTAAGATCCTTAGATTCTCTACCGAGGAGCATGAGGGAGAAAGTTATGGTCGTCTCTCTAGGATCTCAGATAGGAGATTGCTCTCTGAAACGTGCCCTCTCAGGGACGTTCTCTGGATCTTTAGTCAGGGCTGAGGTATTTAAAAAGATAAAGTTTAGGGAAAACTTCTTCCTCGATCAAGCTGATTTCGACTTCTACTCTAGGGTTTGGGAGCACGGTTATATAGCATTACTCGTCGATTGCAAATTGATAGATCATCCAATAGGCAAGCGGGAGTGGATACCTGTACTGTCAAAGCTTAGAGGTGAAATGCTTCAATATGAGCCTCCGTGGAGGTATTATTACATTGTGAGGAACTCGACGATACTCCTCATAGAGAGAAGGCTTTATATTGGATTCTACTTGAGTCAACTAGTCAGATGGGGACTAAGGATCCTTTTCAAAGACGGTTTTTTTGCATTTATAAAACCTCTAGCTCTCGGACTGTTCCATGGGTTGCTACGCATGGAGGGTTATATGGATAAACGAGTTTTCTCGTAA
- a CDS encoding glucose-1-phosphate thymidylyltransferase, with protein MKGLVLAGGEGSRLRPLSFSIPKHLIPLLGKAVIEYPIDHLLEAGIREIGVVIGYLGFMIQDYLSRSRPNASISYIKQEERLGIAHAIYRAIEEGFIDEEFAVYLGDNIIESGVGRHIKSFEESDFDSYVLLYRVRDPSRFGVAILRDGKVVKLVEKPKERISDLAVIGFYMFKDPELVARAFRTLKPSWRGEYEITELIQWFIDNGYRVGYDFVNGWWKDIGTPESLLDALYFLIDRIENSIKGEVRRDFSGRVFVEDGAIVEGSIYGPAYIGRNSYVAKEAVIEPFTSIEAHARVESGYHI; from the coding sequence ATGAAGGGCCTCGTTCTCGCTGGAGGTGAGGGCTCCAGGCTCAGGCCTCTGAGCTTCTCCATACCTAAGCATTTAATCCCGCTGCTCGGTAAGGCTGTCATAGAGTATCCCATAGACCATTTACTCGAGGCTGGCATAAGGGAGATCGGAGTAGTGATAGGGTACTTAGGCTTCATGATACAGGATTACCTCAGCAGATCCCGTCCCAATGCGTCTATAAGCTATATAAAGCAGGAGGAGAGGCTCGGAATAGCTCATGCGATCTATAGAGCTATAGAAGAGGGATTTATAGATGAGGAATTCGCAGTCTATCTGGGAGATAACATAATAGAGAGCGGTGTCGGGAGGCACATCAAAAGCTTCGAGGAGAGCGATTTCGATTCTTACGTACTGCTATATAGGGTTAGAGATCCATCGAGATTCGGGGTAGCCATCCTGAGGGATGGTAAAGTGGTCAAGTTAGTTGAGAAACCGAAGGAACGCATATCCGATCTCGCTGTCATAGGTTTCTATATGTTCAAGGATCCTGAGTTAGTAGCCCGAGCATTCAGGACGCTCAAGCCATCGTGGAGGGGTGAGTACGAGATAACTGAGTTGATACAATGGTTCATAGATAACGGTTATAGAGTGGGGTATGATTTCGTGAACGGTTGGTGGAAGGATATAGGGACTCCTGAGAGCTTATTGGATGCTCTCTACTTCCTGATAGATCGCATTGAGAACTCTATTAAGGGAGAAGTGAGGAGGGATTTCTCAGGGAGGGTATTCGTCGAAGACGGGGCTATCGTCGAAGGAAGTATATACGGTCCAGCTTACATCGGGAGGAACTCGTATGTAGCGAAGGAAGCTGTAATAGAGCCCTTTACTTCCATAGAAGCTCATGCGAGAGTTGAATCCGGGTATCATATCTAG
- the rfbB gene encoding dTDP-glucose 4,6-dehydratase, giving the protein MKLLITGGAGFMGSNLVRFIAETTDFEIMVYDKLSYSGRIENIEDLIERKRIRFVRGDICDEEMLTSVIEEFRPDAIVNLAAETHVDRSINEPSPFIQTNIFGVYTILEVMRRRDIPLLLHLSTDEVYGDLSELGIEADESSNLNPSSPYSGSKAAGDLLIKAYSRTYGLKYKIARPCNNYGPYQHPEKLIPRTIIRLLQGKPATIYGDGSQERDWIHALDNARALLTILTEGLSNEIYNICRHNYASVRTIVELITKIMGKDPRRDIIYVKGRPGEDLRYAMKCDKLLNLGWRPIYDLETGLRDTLEWYLNNEWWWKPLLDHYVLSDAPW; this is encoded by the coding sequence ATGAAGCTCTTGATAACTGGTGGGGCGGGCTTCATGGGGAGCAACCTCGTTAGGTTCATAGCGGAGACTACGGATTTCGAGATAATGGTGTACGATAAACTGAGTTATTCGGGGAGAATTGAGAATATAGAAGATCTTATTGAGAGGAAAAGGATAAGATTTGTCCGAGGGGATATATGCGATGAAGAGATGCTCACTTCCGTAATCGAGGAATTCCGCCCTGACGCTATAGTGAACTTAGCGGCTGAAACCCATGTCGACAGATCAATAAATGAACCATCTCCGTTCATACAGACGAATATTTTCGGTGTATATACAATATTGGAAGTGATGAGGAGGAGGGATATCCCCCTGCTCCTCCATCTATCGACAGACGAGGTATACGGGGACCTCAGTGAGCTAGGTATAGAAGCGGATGAGTCCTCTAACCTAAACCCATCCAGCCCTTACTCAGGGAGCAAGGCCGCTGGAGATCTCCTGATTAAGGCTTACTCGAGGACTTATGGCCTGAAGTATAAGATCGCTAGGCCATGCAACAATTACGGCCCGTATCAGCACCCAGAGAAGTTGATACCCAGGACCATCATAAGGTTATTACAAGGTAAGCCCGCTACGATATACGGTGACGGATCTCAGGAGAGGGATTGGATCCACGCATTGGATAATGCTAGGGCATTGCTCACGATACTAACTGAGGGGCTCAGTAATGAGATCTACAATATATGCAGACACAATTACGCTAGTGTGAGGACTATCGTGGAGCTTATAACTAAGATAATGGGGAAGGACCCTAGGAGAGATATTATATACGTTAAAGGTAGGCCTGGTGAGGACCTCAGGTACGCTATGAAGTGCGATAAGCTGTTAAATTTAGGGTGGAGACCGATTTACGATCTTGAGACCGGTTTGAGGGATACACTGGAATGGTATTTAAATAATGAGTGGTGGTGGAAGCCGCTACTGGATCACTACGTATTATCGGATGCACCCTGGTGA
- the rfbD gene encoding dTDP-4-dehydrorhamnose reductase codes for MLILVTGGTGLLGWHLVNKLARDYRVIATHHINRPPSEDQRVEWVYLDLLDYEGIKRIIGDLRPEIVIHTAAYTDVDGCEIDRKRAFDVNYLATKSLARACRGVCEYFIYISTDYVFDGERGHYSEEDLPYPINYYGLTKLLGEVATTDLLDKSLVIRTSGIYGCSPGGKRGFALSLLEKLSRGDEVMAFTDQYLSPTYAPHLASNILKLLELRVNGFLHIAGDRASRYEFAIAVARELGADERLVKPSSMDTSSLRARRPRDSSLDTKKAKEELGLPFKSMRDCIKEFIRDCGEGNAVQEF; via the coding sequence ATGCTGATACTAGTGACAGGTGGGACGGGCCTGTTAGGTTGGCACTTAGTAAATAAGTTAGCGAGGGATTATCGAGTGATCGCGACTCACCATATCAATAGACCGCCATCCGAAGACCAACGAGTTGAGTGGGTCTACTTGGACCTGCTAGATTACGAGGGGATAAAGCGGATAATAGGGGATCTGAGACCTGAGATAGTCATCCATACAGCAGCATACACGGATGTCGATGGTTGTGAGATTGACAGGAAGAGAGCTTTCGATGTGAATTATTTGGCCACGAAATCTCTCGCTAGAGCATGCCGGGGAGTATGCGAATACTTCATTTATATCTCAACAGATTACGTCTTCGATGGGGAGAGGGGACATTACTCCGAGGAAGATCTTCCATACCCAATCAATTATTACGGTTTGACTAAACTCCTGGGAGAAGTAGCCACTACAGATCTCTTAGATAAGAGCCTAGTCATCAGAACTAGTGGAATATATGGCTGCAGCCCTGGAGGTAAGAGGGGATTCGCTCTCAGCTTATTGGAGAAGCTCTCCAGGGGAGATGAAGTAATGGCCTTCACTGATCAGTACTTATCACCTACTTACGCTCCGCATTTAGCATCTAATATATTGAAACTCCTCGAGTTGAGGGTAAATGGTTTCCTACATATAGCTGGCGATAGAGCTTCGAGATATGAATTCGCAATAGCAGTAGCGAGGGAGTTAGGAGCTGATGAGAGATTAGTTAAACCCTCCTCAATGGATACTTCATCACTCAGAGCTCGTAGGCCCCGAGATTCGAGTTTAGATACGAAAAAAGCTAAGGAGGAACTCGGATTACCTTTTAAATCTATGCGTGACTGTATTAAGGAATTTATAAGGGATTGTGGTGAGGGGAATGCCGTTCAAGAGTTTTAA
- the rfbC gene encoding dTDP-4-dehydrorhamnose 3,5-epimerase encodes MPFKSFKRLEIPDLLLIDHVLFPDSRGFFTELYKKSDFTGNGIPHDFVQVNLSYSRKGVVRGLHYQLKPMEQGKLVYVISGKVFDVAVDIRRGSKWFGRYVSVLLEPGLALWIPPGFAHGFQALEDTYFLYLVTKEYSPQHERCIKWDDQEIGIEWPLKEAVLSERDSKCPPLKSCETNF; translated from the coding sequence ATGCCGTTCAAGAGTTTTAAGAGACTCGAGATACCAGATTTATTATTAATAGATCATGTTTTATTTCCCGATTCGAGAGGTTTCTTTACAGAGCTTTACAAGAAATCGGATTTCACAGGGAATGGCATCCCGCACGACTTCGTCCAAGTGAACTTGAGCTATTCGAGGAAGGGCGTAGTTAGGGGGCTTCACTATCAACTGAAGCCGATGGAACAAGGGAAGTTAGTATACGTTATAAGTGGTAAAGTTTTTGACGTTGCAGTCGATATTAGAAGGGGTTCAAAATGGTTTGGAAGGTATGTTAGTGTATTGCTCGAGCCCGGCCTCGCTCTCTGGATACCACCTGGATTCGCGCACGGTTTCCAAGCCCTAGAGGATACGTACTTCCTCTACCTCGTGACGAAGGAGTACTCACCTCAGCATGAGAGATGTATTAAATGGGATGATCAGGAGATAGGGATCGAGTGGCCTCTGAAGGAGGCTGTATTGAGTGAGAGGGACTCTAAATGCCCGCCTCTCAAATCATGCGAGACGAATTTTTGA
- a CDS encoding oligosaccharide flippase family protein: MEENLRDAMAEAVRGSIFLMSGNIISTAILSINSILLARLLGPDRYGLYSLSLALFSLLVVFSDMGIPPFLMRTMALLRGDERAKEIASFTVRISLSLSLLLSLIGVAIAEPYSSYVLRRPDLCNYVRLAAIAIPFVTVCNLSSSILLGLGMSERSSTVPLFQSTSKFLVSTTLVLSGLGIFGAVFGHLSGYIVAAIASLLLVRGFLSRRASGSLSSMLSYSLPLHLSSIIAIAVNQYTTLLLSSFTDFEIGNYYAAATFSSVLGVVTSSISPSLLSTFSRTLEGGIERMFKLSVKYSSLLIVPITVSLMIFSVDFVKIFFGDKYILTPFYLSLFLLSYLLVGIGSLSIGPLLGSLGRTKVILIISSFGASIFLPLSYLLTNIYGITGIIIAQIFSSIASTSLSLLILRDFRASIDIKSSIKVYVASIVSAVPVIAIGHFLISPLRIILLPLYFLLYISLIPLILLEQADLEFLREVLSRIKLIGRIADLILSYERKIMELSSRP, translated from the coding sequence GTGGAGGAAAATCTGAGGGATGCCATGGCTGAAGCTGTAAGAGGGAGCATCTTCCTGATGTCCGGAAATATCATCTCAACAGCTATTTTATCAATAAACTCGATTTTACTAGCTAGATTGCTTGGACCTGATAGATATGGACTCTACTCGCTTTCTCTCGCCTTATTCTCCCTCCTAGTAGTGTTCTCTGACATGGGGATACCCCCTTTCTTAATGAGAACCATGGCTCTATTGAGAGGGGATGAGAGAGCTAAGGAAATCGCTTCATTCACTGTTAGGATCTCCCTCTCACTGAGTCTTCTTCTCTCATTAATCGGTGTGGCTATAGCGGAGCCCTATTCATCTTATGTATTGAGGAGGCCCGACCTCTGCAATTATGTAAGGTTGGCTGCGATAGCCATTCCCTTTGTAACTGTTTGCAATCTATCTTCCTCGATCCTCTTAGGTCTCGGGATGTCCGAGAGAAGTTCTACAGTACCGCTTTTCCAATCCACATCTAAGTTCCTAGTGTCAACGACACTAGTTTTATCTGGTCTCGGTATATTCGGTGCAGTATTCGGTCATTTATCCGGTTATATAGTCGCTGCTATCGCGAGCCTCCTTTTAGTAAGAGGTTTCTTGAGCAGGAGGGCGAGCGGGAGCCTATCCTCAATGCTCAGCTACAGCCTACCCCTCCACCTCTCCTCGATAATAGCGATAGCCGTGAACCAGTACACTACATTACTCCTGTCTTCATTCACGGACTTCGAGATAGGGAACTATTATGCAGCAGCCACTTTTTCATCTGTGCTCGGGGTAGTGACATCTTCCATAAGCCCCTCTCTCCTCTCGACTTTCTCGAGGACTCTCGAGGGAGGTATCGAGAGGATGTTCAAGCTCTCAGTGAAGTACTCCTCTCTATTAATAGTACCTATCACGGTATCATTAATGATATTCTCAGTAGATTTTGTAAAAATATTTTTCGGAGATAAGTATATACTGACACCATTTTACCTATCATTATTCCTGCTTAGCTACCTCTTGGTAGGTATAGGATCCCTCTCAATAGGGCCCCTCTTAGGCAGTTTGGGAAGAACTAAGGTAATTCTAATTATATCATCCTTTGGTGCCTCAATATTTCTTCCACTATCTTATTTATTAACGAATATTTATGGGATAACCGGTATAATAATAGCTCAAATATTCTCGAGTATAGCATCAACTTCACTCTCCCTCCTCATACTGAGGGATTTCAGGGCATCTATCGACATCAAGAGCTCGATTAAAGTATACGTAGCTTCGATAGTCTCGGCAGTGCCAGTGATCGCGATAGGGCATTTCTTAATTTCTCCTCTCAGGATAATACTCCTCCCTCTCTACTTCCTCCTCTACATATCCTTAATCCCATTGATATTACTCGAGCAAGCTGATTTGGAATTCTTAAGGGAGGTCCTCTCCCGAATAAAGCTGATAGGGAGGATTGCGGATCTGATACTGTCCTATGAGAGGAAAATAATGGAACTATCCTCCCGGCCCTAA
- a CDS encoding transcriptional regulator → MGRDTIIGVCMIVLSISIIITYGWIVFFTEWSTFLLQLTGFIAVAGVFGVLAFIGYVLVRTPPPKPIEEMEESLKDLEGSES, encoded by the coding sequence ATGGGTAGAGATACCATAATAGGAGTCTGTATGATAGTATTAAGCATCTCAATCATCATTACCTATGGTTGGATCGTTTTCTTCACTGAATGGTCGACTTTTCTACTCCAGCTCACGGGATTTATCGCGGTAGCTGGTGTCTTTGGTGTTCTAGCTTTCATAGGGTATGTGTTAGTGAGAACGCCTCCCCCGAAACCTATAGAAGAGATGGAGGAGTCTCTGAAGGATTTAGAGGGGAGTGAATCCTAA
- a CDS encoding PaREP1 family protein yields the protein MDKDPVQASEKLYKAAEEVTKALATHFNLRDILEDVERSGRCIGKLEKAVLRISERLGDLFSAAWDRAWTLHVWGFHEAKFDPEDVRARLSDIERMFRKLGRSWKRVDPAEKSGALESGGAHTSKESFRSIGKLTSGKVKVYILSFLYLTMESLGERVIGEIEANKKLKMRLAELIVSEPDVRLFMINSILPDVAKKEDIKDLKSEIAQLRNEITQLRGEMAQLRNEVHSDFKWTIGIILTIWGATVIPILLRLIGAI from the coding sequence ATCGATAAGGATCCTGTTCAGGCTAGTGAGAAGCTCTACAAGGCTGCGGAGGAAGTTACTAAAGCGCTCGCGACTCACTTCAATTTGAGGGATATACTCGAGGATGTTGAGAGGAGCGGTAGATGCATTGGGAAGCTTGAGAAGGCTGTTCTGAGGATCTCTGAGAGATTGGGGGATTTGTTCAGCGCTGCATGGGATAGGGCGTGGACGTTACACGTCTGGGGCTTCCACGAGGCGAAGTTCGATCCTGAGGATGTGAGAGCGAGGTTATCGGACATTGAGAGGATGTTTCGGAAGCTCGGAAGATCTTGGAAGAGAGTTGATCCTGCCGAGAAATCCGGAGCATTGGAATCTGGCGGAGCTCACACTAGTAAGGAGTCTTTCAGATCTATTGGGAAGCTAACTTCTGGGAAAGTTAAGGTTTATATTCTCTCCTTTCTCTATTTAACGATGGAATCTCTCGGCGAGAGGGTAATAGGGGAGATAGAAGCGAATAAGAAGCTGAAGATGAGGCTCGCGGAGCTGATCGTATCTGAGCCGGATGTGAGACTCTTCATGATAAATTCAATCCTGCCTGATGTAGCAAAAAAGGAGGACATAAAGGATCTCAAGAGTGAAATAGCTCAGCTGAGAAATGAGATAACACAGTTAAGGGGAGAGATGGCTCAGCTGAGAAATGAGGTGCACAGCGACTTCAAGTGGACCATAGGAATCATTCTGACGATATGGGGTGCGACTGTAATCCCGATACTCCTCAGGCTGATAGGAGCAATATGA